The sequence below is a genomic window from Cobetia sp. cqz5-12.
CGTCGTCATTGACGATGGCTTCGAAGGTGACGGTCGGCTCGTGCCAGCCCGGATAGTAGTAGTACTTGGCGGCCTGATAGAGACCGAAGGCCAGGTCGTTGTACGGACCGATCCACTCGGTGGCATCGATGGCCCCGGACTGCAGCGAGGTGAAGATCTCGCCGCCCGGCATGCTGACCGTCGCCACGCCCATCTGCTGCATGACATCGCCACCCAGACCCGGGATACGCATCTTCAGACCATCGAGGTCGGCGACCGAGTTGATCTCCTTGTTGAACCAGCCGCCCATCTGCACGCCTGAGGCGCCGCCCGCCATGACTTCGACGCCGAACTTGTCATAGACCTCGTTCCACAGCTCCAGGCCGCCACCGTAATGCAGCCAGGCGTTCATTTCCTGTGCGGTCATGCCGAAGGGCACGGCGGCGAAGAACTGGGCTTCCGGCGCCTTGCCTTTCCAGTAGTAGGAGGCCGAGTGGCCGATCTGCGCGGTACCGGAAGAGACGGTATCGAGCACCTCGAAGCCCGGCACCAGCTGGCCCGCCCCGTACACCTTGATCTTGAGGCGTCCATCGGACATCTCATCGACCAGGCGCGCGAGGCGTTCCGGCCCCTGGCCCACCCCCGGGAAGTTCTTCGGCCACGAGGTGACCATCTTCCAGGTGTAGGTATCGGCGGCATTGGCGACGGCCGGCAGGGTGCCCATGGCGGTCATGGTGCCGACGGCGATGCCGAAGGCGAGTTTGTTGAGTTGCATGGCATGCTCCTTGAAGTGCCCGATTGTTGTTGTGCACCGGTCAGAGACCGGCGCTGGGCAAGAGGTGGGCCGCGAACGGCTCCCGTGCATCTGCATGAGCCGACTGGCGGCTCTCCCATCAGCTGGCGGAGCTACCCCCGCCAATTCAGTTGCTGCTCTGTATTTGTTCTTTCCGTGCTCTGTCCGTGTTCTGTTCTCGTACTGTCTCGTCAGCCGTGGCCTAGAACTGTGCCGGCAGCCAGGTGGCCAGGCCCGGGAATGCAGCCAGGGCCCCCAGCATGCACAGCTGGATCAGGATGAACGGCACGACACCCTTGTAGATCTGCTTGGTGCTGACTTCCTTGGGTGCCACGCCGCGCAGGTAGAACAGCGCGAAACCGAACGGCGGTGTCAGGAAGGAGGTCTGCAGGTTGATGGCGATCATGATGCCCAGCCAGATCGGGTCGAGGCCCATGGCCAGCAGCACCGGGCCGACGATCGGCACCACCACGAAGGTGATCTCGATGAAGTCGAGGATGAAGCCGAGCAGGAAGATCACCAGCATCACCACCAGGGTGGCGCCGATGACACCGCCAGGCATGTTCTCGAAGATCTCGGTGACGACCTCTTCACCGCCGAAA
It includes:
- a CDS encoding TRAP transporter substrate-binding protein — translated: MTAMGTLPAVANAADTYTWKMVTSWPKNFPGVGQGPERLARLVDEMSDGRLKIKVYGAGQLVPGFEVLDTVSSGTAQIGHSASYYWKGKAPEAQFFAAVPFGMTAQEMNAWLHYGGGLELWNEVYDKFGVEVMAGGASGVQMGGWFNKEINSVADLDGLKMRIPGLGGDVMQQMGVATVSMPGGEIFTSLQSGAIDATEWIGPYNDLAFGLYQAAKYYYYPGWHEPTVTFEAIVNDDAMAELPKDLQAILRSAVRDVNQDMLDEYTARNNDALETLLNEHKVELRRYPQDVLDKARELSGEVVKKLGDSNELAGRIYESYTTFEGKVEKWHEVSEQAFLNARNPEGVE